One genomic window of Paramormyrops kingsleyae isolate MSU_618 chromosome 20, PKINGS_0.4, whole genome shotgun sequence includes the following:
- the LOC111850735 gene encoding zinc finger and BTB domain-containing protein 18-like: MEFPDHSRHLLHCLSQQRHQGFLCDSTVLVGNAEFRAHRAVLASCSMYFHLFYKDHLDKRGTVHLNSDIVTAPAFALLLEFMYEGKLRLRALPVEDVLAAASYLHMYDIVKVCKKRLKWKGTTVLTGHASSCSDRESLSDGSVGCPATGDLPSDEEMDMKPQSMPRACSAWMHLTLDGRGSPPVNGSDVTAPSYEVRTEKAGIEGTGFTCEMSVTSKASTDAACVLDLSVKSCMRIGAGEALGHNSDICGLMTTRSESDQVQVKVENDAGAEDSSLANRDCVMDGGLRDAAANSSSCADEQLVSYGVSLPARQESLQYGDKADLDGAIVSLSSEPTQTELASFGRSLLPYVASMLCDPQSQIFVCPLCNKVFPSPSLLQVHLSTHFREQESPRAKPDGHVNVPTCSVCGKTFSCMYTLKRHERTHSGEKPYTCGACGKSFQYSHNLTRHAVVHTREKPHACKWCERRFTQSGDLYRHIRKFHCELVSSVSLRSEVPRSPGVREWRLEGASPELRK, from the coding sequence ATGGAGTTTCCAGACCACAGCAGACATTTACTTCACTGTCTGAGCCAGCAAAGGCATCAGGGCTTCCTCTGTGACTCTACCGTGCTGGTGGGTAACGCCGAGTTCAGGGCGCACCGTGCCGTTCTGGCCTCCTGCAGCATGTACTTCCATCTCTTCTACAAAGACCATCTGGACAAAAGGGGCACTGTTCACTTGAACAGTGACATCGTCACGGCGCCGGCGTTTGCACTGCTGCTGGAGTTCATGTACGAGGGGAAGCTGCGCTTGCGGGCACTGCCAGTGGAGGACGTGCTGGCCGCCGCCAGCTACCTCCACATGTACGACATCGTCAAGGTCTGCAAGAAGCGGCTGAAGTGGAAAGGGACAACTGTCCTGACGGGCCACGCCTCCAGCTGCTCAGATAGAGAGAGCCTCTCGGACGGCAGTGTGGGCTGCCCTGCCACCGGAGACCTGCCCAGCGACGAGGAGATGGACATGAAACCGCAGTCCATGCCTCGGGCTTGCAGTGCGTGGATGCATCTCACCTTGGATGGGAGGGGATCCCCTCCTGTTAACGGCAGTGATGTAACAGCCCCGAGCTATGAGGTCAGGACCGAGAAGGCAGGGATAGAGGGCACCGGCTTCACATGCGAGATGTCTGTCACCTCAAAAGCTTCTACAGATGCAGCATGTGTGCTCGACTTGTCTGTAAAGTCCTGCATGCGCATTGGGGCTGGTGAGGCCTTGGGCCATAATTCCGACATCTGTGGTTTGATGACAACACGCTCTGAGTCGGACCAGGTCCAGGTTAAGGTGGAGAACGACGCAGGCGCTGAGGACAGCAGTCTGGCCAACAGGGACTGTGTGATGGACGGTGGCTTGAGGGATGCGGCTGCAAACAGCAGTAGCTGTGCAGATGAGCAGCTAGTAAGTTACGGGGTAAGTCTGCCTGCCAGGCAGGAATCCCTGCAATATGGGGACAAGGCTGACTTAGATGGTGCCATCGTCAGTCTCAGCAGTGAGCCAACGCAGACGGAGCTCGCCAGCTTCGGCAGGTCGCTGTTGCCCTATGTTGCCAGCATGCTCTGCGATCCCCAGAGCCAGATCTTCGTATGCCCCTTGTGCAACAAGGTGTTCCCCAGCCCCTCGCTCCTGCAAGTCCATCTCAGCACCCATTTCCGTGAGCAGGAGAGCCCCCGGGCCAAGCCTGACGGTCACGTCAACGTGCCGACCTGCTCCGTCTGCGGCAAGACTTTCTCCTGTATGTACACGCTGAAGCGGCATGAGCGCACGCACTCCGGCGAGAAGCCCTACACCTGCGGCGCGTGCGGCAAGAGCTTCCAGTACTCGCACAACCTGACCCGGCACGCCGTGGTGCACACGCGCGAGAAGCCGCACGCCTGCAAGTGGTGCGAGCGCCGCTTCACGCAGTCCGGCGACCTCTACCGACACATCCGCAAGTTCCACTGCGAGCTGGTGAGCTCAGTGTCACTCAGGAGCGAGGTGCCGCGCTCGCCGGGTGTCAGAGAGTGGCGACTGGAGGGCGCCTCCCCAGAGCTGCGGAAGTGA